In Propionispora vibrioides, a single genomic region encodes these proteins:
- a CDS encoding alpha/beta hydrolase, producing the protein MEKISFKNKNGANIMMSAVIRFPPEFTGNKQYPAIAVTHPGGGVKEQTAGLYAERLAEQGFITIAADASYQGESAGEPRQLENPYIRVEDISAVIDYLTTLSYVDRERIGAMGICAGGGYTASAAVGDRRIKALATVSMANFGALLRHGWEGTGSPEQVLAMLEFGSQARTDDANGEETAVFPIVPVRKEDASHEDLAQAWEYYRTPRCQKDTAPGYGAARSLTQLAVWDALSMVDLFLTQPLLIIAGRKAGSKWMSDQLYERAASKNKIYHVVEAASHMSLYDIPQYVEEALSKLVPFFKANL; encoded by the coding sequence ATGGAAAAGATTAGTTTTAAGAATAAAAATGGTGCTAATATTATGATGTCGGCGGTCATTCGGTTTCCGCCGGAATTTACCGGGAATAAGCAGTATCCTGCCATTGCTGTGACGCATCCCGGCGGCGGTGTCAAGGAGCAGACTGCCGGGCTGTATGCCGAGAGGCTGGCTGAGCAAGGGTTCATTACCATTGCCGCCGATGCCTCCTACCAGGGAGAAAGCGCCGGCGAGCCGCGCCAGTTGGAGAATCCTTATATTCGGGTAGAAGATATCAGCGCAGTTATCGACTATCTGACTACGCTTTCCTATGTGGACCGGGAACGGATCGGCGCCATGGGCATCTGTGCCGGCGGCGGCTACACGGCCAGTGCGGCCGTCGGTGATCGTCGCATCAAAGCGTTGGCGACGGTCAGTATGGCCAATTTCGGCGCGCTGCTGCGGCATGGCTGGGAAGGCACGGGAAGTCCGGAACAGGTGCTGGCCATGCTGGAGTTCGGTTCGCAAGCCCGCACCGATGACGCCAATGGGGAAGAGACGGCAGTTTTCCCGATTGTACCTGTTAGGAAGGAAGATGCCTCCCATGAAGATCTGGCACAGGCCTGGGAATACTACCGCACGCCGCGTTGCCAAAAGGATACAGCCCCAGGGTATGGTGCGGCCCGGAGTCTTACGCAACTGGCAGTTTGGGATGCACTCAGCATGGTAGACCTCTTTTTGACCCAGCCGCTGCTCATTATTGCGGGACGCAAGGCCGGCAGCAAGTGGATGAGCGATCAATTGTATGAGCGGGCGGCGAGCAAAAACAAGATCTATCACGTCGTCGAGGCAGCAAGCCATATGTCGCTGTACGATATCCCGCAATATGTGGAGGAAGCTCTTTCGAAACTGGTCCCGTTCTTTAAAGCCAATCTCTAG
- a CDS encoding MCP four helix bundle domain-containing protein, which translates to MKIRNKIIAGYLVVSVLVLAVAISAAYGFNSIKSSFQLITDQSEAKIIYLREIQFYFTGQANDERGFLLTTGPEFRQEITQKADNIKKRITLIQGLIDNNEHAELLKKIDDAHSRFTQINYKVIDLYNGGQAEAAKKLSFGEGRSTRKDLETSFNQLVKLTEEDIAHKKQSAQNTVDRLLLFIALVSISVIVIGIGIGIYLARSITKPINTITDHINQGDIGFAATVTVNDEVGLLVKAFEKLNSVLRHMVADIQSHSEQVAASSQELTATAEQSSLAASQVAAGVEQIAHQTEQQNSFAQ; encoded by the coding sequence ATGAAAATTAGAAACAAAATTATTGCCGGCTATCTGGTTGTTTCCGTCTTGGTACTTGCTGTTGCTATTTCGGCCGCCTACGGATTCAACTCAATAAAATCGTCTTTTCAATTAATCACTGACCAATCTGAGGCAAAGATTATTTATCTGCGCGAAATTCAATTCTATTTTACCGGTCAGGCTAATGATGAAAGAGGCTTCCTGCTGACGACCGGACCTGAATTTCGCCAGGAGATTACCCAAAAGGCGGATAACATCAAAAAAAGGATTACCTTAATTCAAGGCTTAATCGACAACAACGAGCACGCTGAATTACTGAAAAAAATTGATGATGCTCACAGCCGGTTCACGCAAATCAACTATAAGGTAATCGACCTTTATAATGGCGGACAGGCTGAGGCGGCGAAGAAACTGTCCTTTGGCGAGGGCCGCAGTACCCGCAAGGATCTGGAAACCTCCTTCAATCAGCTGGTAAAACTTACTGAGGAAGATATTGCACACAAGAAACAATCCGCGCAAAACACAGTCGACAGATTACTTTTATTTATTGCGCTAGTTTCTATTTCGGTCATAGTAATCGGTATTGGGATAGGTATTTACCTGGCACGAAGTATTACCAAACCGATTAATACAATTACCGATCATATTAACCAGGGAGACATTGGCTTCGCGGCAACAGTTACCGTTAACGATGAAGTAGGACTTTTAGTTAAGGCTTTTGAAAAACTGAATTCAGTTTTACGGCATATGGTAGCAGATATTCAGTCCCACTCTGAACAGGTAGCCGCATCCAGTCAGGAACTCACGGCTACCGCCGAACAATCCAGTCTTGCTGCTTCCCAGGTGGCGGCCGGCGTAGAGCAAATTGCCCATCAAACGGAACAGCAAAACAGCTTTGCCCAGTAA
- a CDS encoding alpha/beta hydrolase has translation MKTVKIKNMYWDIAADIYVPDNFSEQGKYPAIISAHPIGSCKEQTSGSVYGAALAKAGFVVIAFDASFQGASGGEPRYLEAPALRVEDFRVVVDYLVTLPYVDEERIGVLGICGGGGYSINAAMTERRIKAVGTVTGVNYGRLMREGFSGFNPLGFMEAVAKQRTTEVRGAQRRVDDLLPASPEAARQNGLLEIDVYEATEYYRTSRGETPNGATRTLFSHQAAAMSWDAFHLAEVLLTQPLLVVVGDKVGAFGAYRDGCEIVGRARSAKKELVVVEGYSHYDLYDKPEPVAKALARLIPFYKENL, from the coding sequence ATGAAAACTGTTAAAATCAAGAACATGTATTGGGATATTGCAGCCGATATATATGTACCCGATAACTTTAGCGAGCAAGGTAAATATCCGGCGATTATCAGTGCCCATCCTATCGGCAGTTGCAAGGAACAGACGTCGGGCAGCGTGTACGGCGCCGCACTGGCCAAAGCAGGGTTTGTCGTCATTGCGTTTGATGCCAGCTTCCAGGGAGCGAGCGGTGGAGAACCGCGCTATCTGGAAGCTCCGGCTCTGCGGGTCGAAGATTTTCGCGTCGTTGTCGACTATTTGGTGACCCTTCCTTATGTAGACGAGGAACGAATTGGCGTACTTGGCATTTGCGGCGGTGGCGGCTACTCCATCAACGCGGCGATGACCGAACGCCGCATCAAGGCGGTGGGAACTGTTACCGGTGTAAACTATGGCCGTCTGATGCGGGAAGGCTTTAGTGGCTTCAATCCCCTTGGGTTCATGGAAGCCGTTGCCAAGCAACGTACGACTGAGGTTCGTGGCGCGCAGCGGCGTGTGGATGATTTGCTGCCTGCCTCGCCGGAAGCGGCACGGCAGAACGGTTTGCTCGAAATAGACGTGTATGAGGCAACCGAATATTACCGCACTTCGCGGGGAGAAACGCCGAACGGGGCAACCCGCACGCTTTTCTCCCATCAAGCCGCCGCGATGAGCTGGGACGCCTTTCACCTGGCAGAGGTATTGCTTACGCAACCGCTTTTAGTGGTGGTGGGCGATAAAGTCGGCGCTTTCGGCGCTTACCGGGATGGCTGCGAAATCGTTGGCCGGGCCCGGTCTGCTAAGAAGGAATTGGTCGTGGTCGAAGGATATTCGCACTATGATCTGTATGATAAGCCGGAACCGGTGGCCAAGGCATTGGCCAGGCTGATTCCCTTTTATAAAGAAAATCTATAA
- a CDS encoding methyl-accepting chemotaxis protein, translating to MANVATLSETTNFETQKGVESVNKVVSQMKNIESSMADSASVIVRLGERSKEISDITNSIAAIAAQTNLLALNAAIEAARAGEAGRGFAVVAEEVRKLAENSQQASQQIVELAEAIQSDSQQAVKTIRRGTDEVELGTEVVTDSGQSFKGIEKLVEEVSAKLAGIAAAVPAMTREAESVFDLVNQLEEANKDIATQTQTMSATTEEQSAAMQEVAGFSENLAKMAQELQAIVNKFKG from the coding sequence ATTGCCAACGTAGCCACACTCTCAGAAACCACCAACTTCGAAACCCAAAAAGGTGTGGAATCGGTCAATAAAGTAGTGAGCCAAATGAAAAACATTGAGTCGTCCATGGCCGATTCCGCTTCTGTCATTGTCCGGCTCGGTGAACGGTCGAAAGAAATCAGCGATATAACTAACTCCATAGCCGCCATAGCGGCTCAGACTAATTTACTGGCGCTTAATGCCGCCATTGAAGCGGCAAGAGCCGGCGAAGCGGGACGCGGCTTTGCGGTCGTGGCCGAGGAGGTAAGAAAGCTTGCAGAAAATTCTCAGCAAGCTTCTCAACAAATCGTAGAGCTTGCCGAAGCAATCCAAAGCGATTCCCAACAGGCCGTGAAAACCATCCGGCGGGGTACTGACGAGGTAGAACTTGGCACAGAGGTTGTGACTGACTCTGGCCAGTCCTTTAAAGGGATTGAAAAGTTAGTTGAGGAGGTTTCTGCCAAGCTAGCGGGTATTGCGGCTGCCGTCCCGGCGATGACCCGCGAAGCAGAATCGGTTTTTGACTTAGTTAATCAACTGGAAGAAGCCAACAAAGATATTGCGACACAAACTCAAACCATGTCTGCCACAACGGAAGAACAATCGGCGGCTATGCAGGAAGTGGCCGGCTTTAGTGAAAACCTTGCCAAGATGGCCCAAGAGTTGCAGGCCATTGTCAATAAATTTAAGGGTTGA
- a CDS encoding diguanylate cyclase domain-containing protein, with translation MSASPVHVGDNSGCFFLAVFSNTSTSAAEALLIGQRIREAIALSSGRNPDIPRHTVSIGTATMLPGAYADRDCLIKRADQALLQAKRNGRNQIVQAEVE, from the coding sequence ATTTCAGCTTCCCCAGTCCATGTTGGCGATAATTCCGGTTGTTTTTTTCTTGCTGTTTTTTCCAACACTAGCACCTCAGCGGCAGAGGCCCTGCTGATCGGACAAAGGATCAGGGAGGCCATAGCGCTAAGCTCCGGCAGGAATCCGGACATTCCCAGGCATACGGTGAGTATTGGCACAGCTACGATGCTCCCCGGGGCTTATGCCGATCGCGATTGTTTGATTAAACGGGCTGATCAGGCTTTGCTCCAGGCGAAAAGGAACGGGCGGAATCAAATCGTTCAAGCTGAGGTTGAATAG